A window of Candidatus Eisenbacteria bacterium contains these coding sequences:
- the dnaB gene encoding replicative DNA helicase, with translation MAAADDALRRLPPQSLEAEESVLGGVLLDNTALDRVLEFVRADDFYREAHRRIFRAMIVLAERNEPADLVTLPETLRQRGELQDVGGASYLAELAERVPTAANVTHYARIVREKAILRSLIGAATEIASSGYQDSRDVKDLLDRAEQQICSISEREVKPAFVKLDSLMSDTFHLVERLHAQKQAVTGVTTGFVDLDKLTAGLQPSDLVIIAGRPSMGKTAFVLNIAANAALRAGTGIAVFSLEMSKEQLALRMLCSEARIDLARVRTGHLQPGELSELAQSAHVLMSAPIYIDDSPAITVLELRAKARRLWRDPASKLGLVVVDYLQLMRSSEGKDSREQEISEISRSLKALAKELNVPVIALSQLNRQVENRSPPKPRLSDLRESGAIEQDADVIAFIYREEVYVEDTEKRGVAEIIVAKQRNGPIGSVELAFLREYTRFENREMISDDAATGGGGRLH, from the coding sequence ATGGCCGCTGCCGACGACGCGCTCCGGCGGCTCCCGCCGCAGAGCCTCGAGGCCGAGGAGTCGGTCCTGGGCGGCGTTCTGCTCGACAACACCGCCCTCGATCGCGTGCTCGAGTTCGTGCGCGCCGACGACTTCTACCGCGAGGCGCACCGCCGCATCTTCCGGGCCATGATCGTGCTCGCCGAGCGCAACGAGCCGGCCGACCTCGTGACGCTGCCCGAAACGCTGCGCCAGCGTGGTGAGCTGCAGGACGTGGGCGGCGCGTCGTACCTGGCCGAGCTCGCGGAGCGAGTGCCGACCGCAGCCAACGTCACGCACTACGCCCGCATCGTGCGCGAGAAGGCGATTCTGCGAAGCCTCATCGGCGCCGCGACCGAGATCGCGTCGAGCGGCTATCAGGATTCACGCGACGTGAAGGACCTGCTCGATCGCGCCGAACAGCAGATCTGCTCCATCTCGGAGCGCGAGGTGAAGCCGGCGTTCGTGAAGCTCGACTCCCTCATGAGCGACACGTTCCACCTGGTCGAGCGCCTGCACGCGCAGAAGCAGGCCGTGACGGGCGTCACGACCGGCTTCGTCGACCTCGACAAGCTGACGGCGGGGCTCCAGCCGTCCGATCTGGTGATCATCGCGGGCCGGCCGAGCATGGGGAAGACGGCGTTCGTGCTCAACATCGCGGCCAACGCCGCGCTCCGCGCAGGGACCGGCATCGCCGTCTTCTCGCTCGAGATGTCGAAGGAGCAGCTCGCGCTCCGCATGCTGTGCTCCGAGGCCCGCATCGACCTCGCGCGCGTGCGCACCGGGCACCTGCAGCCGGGCGAGCTCTCGGAGCTGGCGCAGTCGGCGCACGTGCTCATGTCGGCCCCGATCTACATCGACGACTCGCCCGCCATCACCGTGCTCGAGCTCCGCGCGAAGGCGCGCCGCCTCTGGCGCGATCCCGCTTCGAAGCTGGGGCTCGTGGTCGTCGACTACCTGCAGCTCATGCGGAGCTCGGAGGGCAAGGACAGCCGGGAGCAGGAGATCTCCGAGATCTCACGCTCGCTCAAGGCGCTCGCCAAGGAGCTGAACGTCCCGGTGATCGCCCTCTCGCAGCTGAACCGGCAGGTGGAGAACCGCAGCCCCCCGAAGCCCCGCCTCTCGGACCTCCGCGAGTCGGGCGCCATCGAGCAGGACGCCGACGTGATCGCCTTCATCTATCGCGAAGAGGTCTACGTCGAGGACACCGAGAAGCGGGGCGTGGCCGAGATCATCGTCGCCAAGCAGCGCAACGGCCCCATCGGCTCCGTCGAGCTGGCCTTCCTCCGCGAGTACACGCGCTTCGAGAACCGCGAGATGATCTCGGACGACGCGGCGACCGGCGGGGGCGGCCGGCTTCACTGA
- a CDS encoding HAD family hydrolase, translated as MGIAAFFDIDGTLLARNSAPLYMRHLRRTGQARRRDVAWTLYYLARYKLGLLDIQSTLGESMRFVVGKDERTMREDCERWYVRDVRQYLYPQMAALVAAHREAGHVPVLATSATRYLAEPLAADLGIGHFLVTQLEVEEGLFTGKVVHPICYAEGKVHWARALATREGLDLAESYFYTDSVTDLPLLEAVGHPLIVHPDPPLRRVAQRRGWPILRPRLGERTPLPLAIAGPERYTPGLT; from the coding sequence GTGGGCATCGCGGCGTTCTTCGACATCGACGGAACGCTCCTCGCCCGCAACTCCGCTCCGCTCTACATGCGCCACCTGCGGCGGACGGGCCAGGCCCGCCGCCGCGACGTGGCGTGGACGCTCTACTACCTCGCGCGATACAAGCTGGGCCTCCTCGACATCCAGAGCACGCTCGGCGAGTCGATGCGGTTCGTCGTCGGCAAAGACGAACGGACGATGCGCGAGGACTGCGAGCGCTGGTACGTCCGCGACGTCCGCCAATACCTCTATCCGCAGATGGCCGCGCTCGTGGCGGCGCATCGCGAGGCGGGACACGTGCCGGTGCTGGCGACGAGCGCAACGCGGTATCTGGCCGAGCCGCTCGCCGCCGACCTCGGCATCGGACACTTCCTGGTGACGCAGCTCGAGGTGGAGGAGGGCCTGTTCACCGGCAAGGTCGTACACCCGATCTGCTACGCCGAGGGCAAGGTGCACTGGGCCCGTGCGCTCGCGACGCGCGAGGGCCTCGACCTCGCGGAGAGCTACTTCTACACCGATTCCGTGACCGATCTGCCGCTGCTGGAAGCCGTCGGCCACCCGCTGATCGTCCACCCCGATCCTCCCTTGCGACGCGTGGCCCAGCGCCGCGGTTGGCCGATCCTCCGCCCGCGCCTCGGCGAGCGGACACCCCTCCCTCTGGCCATCGCGGGCCCCGAACGCTACACTCCCGGCCTCACGTAG
- a CDS encoding acetyl-CoA C-acetyltransferase: MAKAVIVSATRTAVGTLGGALAQQPATKLGAIAVKEAIARAKIQPGQVDEVILGNVLSAGLGLNPSRVAELEGGLPNEVPVYGVNKACGSGLKAVALAAQSILLGDANIVVAGGMESMSGAPYILKKARFGVRMGHDQLLDSMIADGLTCPITHVHMGVTAENIAAKYGVTREEQDEFAAESQHKAGEAIKGGKFKAEIVAVEVPGAKKGEVFKFDTDEHPRPDTKTEVLAKLRPAFKPDGGSVTAGNASGINDGAAALVVMSDTKAKELGLTPLATIRSYASAGVDPSIMGMGPWPSCEKALAKAGLRKEEIDLWELNEAFAAQSLGVLRELKIPKARVNVHGGAIAIGHPIGASGARVLTTLLYAMADRSAKLGVASLCIGGGQGIAMVVERA; encoded by the coding sequence ATGGCCAAGGCAGTGATCGTCAGCGCGACTCGGACCGCCGTCGGTACGCTCGGAGGCGCGCTGGCCCAGCAGCCGGCGACGAAGCTCGGAGCGATCGCCGTGAAGGAGGCGATCGCCCGCGCCAAGATCCAGCCCGGACAGGTCGACGAGGTGATCCTCGGCAACGTGCTGTCGGCGGGGCTCGGACTGAACCCGTCGCGCGTCGCCGAGCTCGAGGGCGGGCTGCCCAACGAGGTCCCGGTCTACGGGGTGAACAAGGCGTGCGGATCGGGCCTCAAGGCCGTCGCGCTGGCCGCCCAGTCGATCCTCCTGGGCGACGCCAACATCGTCGTGGCGGGCGGGATGGAGAGCATGAGCGGCGCCCCCTACATCTTGAAGAAGGCGCGCTTCGGCGTCCGGATGGGGCACGATCAGCTGCTCGACTCCATGATCGCCGACGGGCTCACCTGTCCGATCACGCACGTCCACATGGGCGTCACCGCCGAGAACATAGCCGCCAAGTACGGTGTCACGCGCGAGGAGCAGGACGAGTTCGCGGCCGAGAGCCAGCACAAGGCCGGCGAGGCCATCAAGGGCGGGAAGTTCAAGGCCGAGATCGTCGCGGTCGAGGTGCCGGGCGCGAAGAAGGGCGAGGTCTTCAAGTTCGACACCGACGAGCATCCGCGACCCGACACCAAGACCGAGGTGCTCGCGAAGCTCCGTCCGGCCTTCAAGCCCGACGGCGGCTCCGTCACGGCCGGCAATGCCTCGGGCATCAACGACGGCGCCGCGGCGCTCGTCGTCATGTCCGACACCAAGGCGAAGGAGCTGGGCCTGACGCCGCTCGCGACCATCCGCTCGTACGCCTCGGCCGGCGTCGATCCGTCGATCATGGGCATGGGCCCGTGGCCGTCGTGCGAGAAGGCGCTTGCGAAGGCCGGCCTCCGCAAGGAGGAGATCGACCTCTGGGAGCTGAACGAGGCGTTCGCCGCGCAGTCGCTCGGCGTGCTCCGCGAGCTCAAGATCCCCAAGGCGCGTGTCAACGTCCACGGCGGCGCGATCGCCATCGGTCACCCGATCGGCGCGAGCGGCGCCCGCGTGCTGACCACGCTGCTCTACGCCATGGCCGATCGCAGCGCGAAGCTCGGCGTCGCGTCGCTCTGCATCGGCGGTGGACAGGGCATCGCGATGGTCGTCGAGCGAGCCTAG
- a CDS encoding patatin-like phospholipase family protein, whose amino-acid sequence MSGGGARGAYEVGVLSFLLDTLPRRLGRPLDLDIFTGTSVGAIHACYAAASGATPGAGDRLISIWRSLSVDGVYDLHVPNLVAVPRRLLGLKREVPTEGRLSGLLDTRPLERLVREKIPWDELRRRLDTGAIEAVAIAATEIATGKSVVWIDRPGTRLHGWSHDPFVIARSTQLQPVHALASAAIPFLFPSLAVDGSYFCDGGLRLNTPLSPALRLGADRLFVVGLRHVPTAEEDAALASHRVASFPSLTYLTGKVLNALLLDHVDYDVDRLALMNAILETGVRAYGPEFLPRMNETIERLRGNPYRVVRHVYLQPSRDLGVIAAECVEHRPPGRTLQGWLADVIVRYAVRGDVVEEDLLSYLYFDRCYAEHLIELGRADAEARGDEIAALFSD is encoded by the coding sequence ATGTCGGGTGGCGGAGCCCGCGGGGCCTACGAAGTCGGGGTCCTCTCCTTCCTGCTCGACACCCTGCCCCGGCGCCTGGGCCGACCGCTCGACCTCGACATCTTCACGGGGACCAGCGTCGGAGCCATCCACGCCTGCTATGCGGCCGCCAGCGGAGCGACCCCCGGGGCCGGGGACCGGTTGATCTCGATCTGGCGCTCGCTGTCGGTCGACGGCGTCTACGACCTGCACGTGCCGAACCTGGTCGCCGTTCCGAGGCGCCTCCTCGGCCTCAAGCGCGAGGTACCGACGGAGGGACGGCTTTCGGGCCTCCTCGACACCCGTCCCCTGGAGCGGCTCGTGCGCGAGAAGATCCCGTGGGACGAGCTGCGCCGCCGGCTCGACACCGGCGCGATCGAGGCGGTCGCGATCGCCGCGACGGAGATCGCCACGGGCAAGTCGGTGGTGTGGATCGACCGGCCCGGAACGCGCCTCCACGGCTGGTCGCACGACCCGTTCGTGATCGCGCGCTCGACGCAGCTCCAGCCGGTGCACGCTCTTGCGTCGGCGGCGATCCCGTTCCTCTTTCCGTCGCTCGCCGTCGACGGCAGCTACTTCTGCGACGGCGGCCTGCGCCTCAACACCCCCCTGTCACCCGCGCTGCGGCTGGGCGCCGACCGTCTCTTCGTCGTCGGGCTGCGCCACGTGCCGACCGCCGAAGAGGACGCCGCTCTGGCGAGTCATCGCGTCGCGAGCTTTCCGTCGCTCACCTATCTCACCGGCAAGGTGCTGAACGCGCTCCTGCTCGACCACGTCGACTACGACGTCGATCGCCTGGCGCTCATGAACGCCATCCTCGAGACGGGCGTGCGCGCCTACGGCCCCGAGTTCCTGCCGCGCATGAACGAGACGATCGAGCGCCTGCGCGGCAACCCGTATCGCGTCGTCCGCCACGTCTACCTGCAGCCGTCGCGCGACCTCGGCGTGATCGCCGCCGAGTGCGTCGAGCACCGTCCGCCCGGGCGCACGCTGCAGGGCTGGCTCGCCGACGTGATCGTCCGCTACGCCGTGCGCGGCGACGTCGTCGAGGAAGACCTGCTCTCCTACCTCTACTTCGACCGCTGCTACGCCGAGCACCTGATCGAGCTCGGCCGCGCCGACGCCGAAGCACGCGGCGACGAGATCGCGGCGCTGTTCTCGGACTAG
- a CDS encoding Coenzyme F420 hydrogenase/dehydrogenase, beta subunit C-terminal domain produces MAHVTFKQMMNEVVAFGSCCECGTCVLVCPHNVIDYIDGKPKQVAKATAAFDHCGISTGIGCDVCAQVCPRIGIREFDLRDQVHPKEPALHEDVFGRYRRIVAARCKDPEILAKCQDGGVVTAILAHGLREGIFDGACVSAADPEMPAHPKPKVVRTVHEAIGSASSWYTYCPNDLALEQADKLGLKKVAFVGVPCQITPVRKIQHADTAFIHNGKKKPAHIEKQTKFLKGFGEIVDFTIGLLCTEVFTYEGLMVKKIQEEMQIPLSEVKKFNVKGKVLVYKKDGEVVEMSLHKAQEYARPECHHCGDFTAELADISCGGVACMDWTITVLRSKRGEELFDDMVRRGLLETRPMDEFEQSMKVMIRLTKKQRDRVPVPPGRSPRYVRPEGYPRVGADPQG; encoded by the coding sequence ATGGCTCACGTGACGTTCAAGCAGATGATGAACGAGGTCGTCGCGTTCGGGAGCTGCTGCGAGTGCGGCACCTGCGTCCTCGTGTGCCCGCACAACGTCATCGACTACATCGACGGGAAGCCGAAGCAGGTGGCGAAGGCCACCGCCGCCTTCGACCACTGCGGCATCAGCACCGGCATCGGCTGCGACGTCTGCGCGCAAGTGTGTCCCCGGATCGGCATCCGCGAGTTCGACCTCCGCGACCAGGTCCATCCGAAGGAGCCCGCGCTGCACGAGGACGTCTTCGGGCGCTACCGCCGCATCGTCGCGGCGCGCTGCAAGGATCCGGAGATCCTCGCCAAGTGTCAGGACGGCGGCGTCGTGACGGCGATCCTGGCGCACGGCCTGCGCGAAGGCATCTTCGACGGGGCGTGCGTGTCGGCCGCCGATCCCGAGATGCCCGCGCATCCCAAGCCCAAGGTCGTGCGCACCGTCCACGAGGCGATCGGCAGCGCGTCGAGCTGGTACACCTACTGTCCGAACGACCTTGCGCTCGAGCAGGCCGACAAGCTCGGGTTGAAGAAGGTGGCGTTCGTCGGCGTGCCCTGCCAGATCACGCCCGTCCGCAAGATCCAGCACGCCGACACCGCGTTCATCCACAACGGGAAGAAGAAGCCCGCGCACATCGAGAAGCAGACCAAGTTCTTGAAAGGCTTCGGCGAGATCGTCGACTTCACGATCGGCCTCCTGTGTACCGAGGTCTTCACCTACGAGGGCCTCATGGTGAAGAAGATCCAGGAGGAAATGCAGATCCCCCTGTCGGAGGTGAAGAAGTTCAACGTGAAGGGGAAGGTCCTCGTCTACAAGAAGGACGGCGAGGTCGTGGAGATGAGCCTCCACAAGGCGCAGGAGTACGCACGGCCCGAGTGCCACCACTGCGGTGACTTCACGGCCGAGCTCGCCGACATCTCGTGCGGCGGCGTCGCGTGCATGGACTGGACGATCACCGTCCTGCGCTCCAAGCGCGGCGAGGAGCTGTTCGACGACATGGTTCGCCGCGGTCTGCTCGAGACGCGCCCCATGGACGAGTTCGAGCAGTCCATGAAGGTGATGATCCGCCTGACGAAGAAGCAGCGCGATCGCGTTCCGGTGCCGCCGGGCCGCAGCCCCCGCTACGTGCGCCCCGAGGGCTACCCGCGCGTCGGCGCGGATCCGCAGGGCTAG
- a CDS encoding L,D-transpeptidase yields the protein MADQVADQATSDEATARPCGDLTRVTAIPTLELADQRAPERSADDGTARGRDGFTESGIVPHRAAPGESHQHSKCGYSSAYSHRSPLLGLRLATTQAWRSIAVFGLPRRAYFHAVTSPYKVSRKSQNGPPSGIKGLMVTPLALPLTPSSPAARRAYPVPVALVLLVLLVTGGCAALSEPKVQKTEGRKDAVGPYLVLKLNERRVYLMDDPPGSPPKSYIVAVGRKPTETPTGKFAIKEMVKNPDWVKFDFKDPTRVLGRIPPGPKNPMGLRWIGFAMSPHGWDVGFHGTPQPELLGQAVSHGCVRMRNEDVVMLFDRVKIGTPVIVEP from the coding sequence GTGGCCGATCAGGTAGCCGACCAGGCCACCTCCGACGAAGCCACCGCCCGTCCCTGCGGCGATCTGACCAGAGTCACCGCCATCCCCACCCTCGAACTCGCCGACCAGCGTGCCCCCGAGCGCTCCGCCGATGACGGCACCGCTCGCGGTCGTGATGGCTTTACAGAGAGTGGGATTGTCCCGCATCGCGCTGCACCCGGTGAGTCCCACCAGCACAGCAAGTGCGGCTACTCCTCTGCCTATTCTCATCGTTCCCCCTTATTGGGTTTGCGGCTCGCGACGACACAGGCATGGCGATCCATCGCCGTTTTCGGCCTGCCCCGCCGGGCCTACTTCCATGCAGTGACGTCTCCATACAAAGTTTCGCGCAAATCGCAAAATGGTCCCCCGTCTGGCATAAAGGGACTCATGGTGACCCCCCTTGCATTGCCCTTGACTCCAAGCAGCCCCGCGGCTCGGCGCGCCTACCCGGTGCCGGTCGCCCTGGTCCTCTTGGTCCTGCTCGTGACCGGGGGATGTGCCGCCCTGAGCGAGCCGAAGGTGCAGAAAACAGAGGGAAGGAAGGACGCTGTGGGGCCATATCTGGTCCTCAAGCTGAACGAACGCCGCGTCTATCTGATGGACGACCCCCCGGGGTCGCCCCCGAAGTCGTACATCGTCGCGGTCGGCCGAAAGCCCACGGAAACTCCGACCGGGAAGTTCGCGATCAAGGAGATGGTCAAGAACCCCGATTGGGTGAAGTTCGACTTCAAGGATCCGACGCGCGTCCTCGGTCGGATCCCTCCGGGCCCGAAGAACCCGATGGGCCTTCGCTGGATCGGCTTCGCGATGTCGCCCCACGGCTGGGACGTCGGCTTTCACGGCACGCCGCAGCCGGAGCTGCTCGGACAAGCGGTGAGCCACGGCTGTGTGCGGATGCGGAACGAAGACGTCGTGATGCTCTTCGATCGGGTGAAGATCGGAACCCCGGTCATCGTCGAGCCCTGA
- a CDS encoding DUF933 domain-containing protein, with product MKVGLTGFSGSGKTMVFSALTGLRATAGERRALLGTIKVPDARVDALAKIHNPKKVTYAEVTFVDFPPPKDATRKAVLDAEIVTALRDADALVVVVRGFPDLAGAAATPAADVEAFGTELVLADLAQVEKKVERMKKEKGNERELALFVRLQALLEDGRPLRLAGLSADEQTALSSFAFLSMRPLLVVVNVAEAEVAKPVPADVAAAAKAVGAEALVLSAAVEAEVAELEPADRAAFLADLGLTESARDRFIRASYGLLDLISFLTAGEDECRAWPIRRGTVARKAAGRIHSDIERGFIRAEVMAFDDFIALGSEARCREAGKLRLEGKDYVVQDGDIVHFRFAV from the coding sequence GTGAAGGTCGGGCTCACGGGATTTTCTGGCTCCGGCAAGACGATGGTCTTCTCGGCGCTGACGGGGCTCCGCGCGACGGCCGGCGAGCGGCGCGCGCTGCTCGGGACCATCAAGGTGCCCGACGCGCGCGTCGACGCGCTCGCGAAGATCCACAACCCGAAGAAGGTGACCTACGCCGAGGTCACGTTCGTCGACTTCCCGCCGCCGAAGGACGCAACCAGGAAGGCCGTCCTCGACGCCGAGATCGTGACGGCCCTGCGCGACGCCGACGCGCTCGTCGTCGTCGTGCGCGGGTTCCCCGATCTCGCGGGCGCCGCCGCGACACCCGCGGCCGACGTCGAGGCGTTCGGGACCGAGCTCGTGCTCGCGGATCTCGCGCAGGTCGAAAAGAAGGTCGAGCGCATGAAGAAGGAGAAGGGCAACGAGCGCGAGCTCGCGCTCTTCGTCCGCCTGCAGGCGCTGCTCGAAGACGGCCGCCCGCTTCGCCTGGCGGGACTCTCGGCCGACGAGCAGACGGCGCTCTCGAGCTTCGCGTTTCTCTCTATGCGCCCGCTGCTCGTGGTCGTGAACGTCGCCGAGGCCGAGGTCGCGAAGCCGGTGCCGGCCGACGTCGCTGCCGCGGCGAAGGCCGTCGGTGCAGAAGCGCTCGTTCTGTCGGCGGCGGTGGAAGCCGAGGTGGCCGAGCTCGAGCCGGCGGACCGCGCCGCGTTTCTCGCCGATCTGGGTCTCACCGAGAGCGCGCGTGACCGCTTCATTCGCGCGAGCTACGGCCTGCTCGACTTGATCAGCTTCCTCACCGCGGGCGAGGACGAGTGTCGCGCCTGGCCGATCCGTCGCGGGACGGTCGCGCGCAAGGCCGCGGGTCGCATCCACAGCGACATCGAGCGCGGCTTCATCCGCGCCGAGGTGATGGCGTTCGACGACTTCATCGCGCTCGGCAGCGAGGCCAGGTGTCGCGAGGCGGGGAAGCTGCGGCTCGAAGGGAAGGACTACGTCGTCCAGGACGGCGACATCGTGCACTTCCGGTTCGCGGTGTAG
- a CDS encoding NUDIX hydrolase, with amino-acid sequence MVRMIYEGRVVNLRIERVALPNGATVDLELMDHKGASAVAAVDEARRVVLIRQYRHAAGGYIWELPAGILATADEPPVACAARELREEVGLTARELRHLGSVFTTPGFCNERIHLFLARGLEQVGHARDDDEVIDEIREVPLDEALAMVHRGEIVDAKTIIGLELAAAAVREAA; translated from the coding sequence ATGGTTCGGATGATCTACGAGGGCCGGGTGGTGAACCTGCGCATCGAGCGGGTGGCGCTGCCGAACGGGGCGACGGTCGATCTCGAGCTGATGGATCACAAGGGCGCCTCCGCCGTGGCCGCGGTCGACGAGGCCCGCCGCGTGGTGCTGATCCGGCAGTATCGGCACGCGGCGGGCGGCTACATCTGGGAGCTGCCGGCGGGTATCCTCGCCACGGCGGACGAGCCGCCGGTCGCGTGCGCCGCGCGCGAGCTGCGCGAAGAGGTCGGCCTCACCGCCCGCGAGCTGCGCCACCTGGGATCGGTCTTCACCACGCCCGGGTTCTGCAACGAGCGCATCCACCTCTTTCTCGCGCGTGGCCTCGAGCAGGTCGGCCACGCGCGCGACGATGACGAGGTGATCGACGAGATCCGCGAGGTGCCGCTCGACGAAGCGCTCGCCATGGTCCACCGCGGCGAGATCGTCGACGCGAAGACGATCATCGGCCTCGAGCTCGCAGCCGCCGCAGTCCGGGAGGCCGCGTGA
- a CDS encoding TIGR03618 family F420-dependent PPOX class oxidoreductase, translating into MNRRDQIALTPDEQRSYLDSAHTIILATNGPKGHPQLTAMWFIPERDGTILMTTFAKSQKTKNLERDPRCTLLVESGRTYPELKGLMITGRADLVRDTEKVLDMLERVNVKYNGLEPSVSLRDALRGQASKRVLVRITPIKTSSWDHSKLGAGVY; encoded by the coding sequence ATGAATCGCCGCGACCAGATCGCTCTCACACCCGACGAGCAGCGGAGCTACCTCGACAGCGCCCACACGATCATCCTCGCCACCAACGGCCCCAAGGGCCACCCGCAGCTCACGGCCATGTGGTTCATCCCCGAGCGCGACGGCACGATCCTCATGACCACGTTCGCGAAGTCGCAGAAGACGAAGAACCTCGAGCGCGACCCGCGCTGCACGCTGCTGGTCGAGAGCGGGCGCACCTACCCCGAGCTGAAGGGCCTCATGATCACCGGGCGCGCCGACCTGGTGCGCGACACCGAGAAGGTCCTCGACATGCTCGAGCGCGTGAACGTCAAGTACAACGGCCTCGAGCCGTCGGTTTCGCTTCGAGACGCGCTGCGCGGCCAGGCCTCCAAGCGCGTCCTCGTCCGCATCACGCCGATCAAGACGTCGAGCTGGGATCACTCGAAACTGGGTGCCGGCGTCTACTAG
- a CDS encoding spirocyclase AveC family protein, which yields MMDELTPLLQAAISFAYIGGFTFVAIGVWLSVRGGRLHPLLLVCISAISFSWIEAPYDWAVYAQFPPAIPRMPSWWPLNMTWGGLPASVPPGYIAYFVLPAVLGAFLGRRLIARFRWRRPMTLLTVGLVVGFAWAFLFNAIIGARFGVFSYGRVISGLALWEGTPHQYPVYDALAMGVQMMVFTYLLGRTDPQGRTVIDMWADATSRGRRQSALHSVTGFVAVGHLVYLSVFAPHLLTKVWGMVDAGPTEQLFEGVPNQPE from the coding sequence CTGATGGATGAGCTGACGCCACTTCTGCAGGCCGCGATCAGCTTCGCCTACATCGGCGGGTTCACGTTCGTCGCCATCGGCGTGTGGCTGAGCGTCCGGGGGGGACGCCTGCATCCCCTCCTCCTCGTGTGCATCTCGGCCATCTCGTTCTCGTGGATCGAGGCTCCCTACGATTGGGCGGTGTACGCGCAGTTCCCACCTGCCATCCCCCGCATGCCGTCCTGGTGGCCGTTGAACATGACCTGGGGTGGTCTGCCGGCGTCGGTTCCCCCCGGCTACATCGCCTACTTCGTCCTGCCCGCAGTGCTCGGTGCCTTCCTCGGACGCCGGCTGATCGCGAGGTTTCGATGGCGCCGGCCGATGACCCTGTTGACCGTCGGCCTCGTCGTCGGATTCGCCTGGGCGTTCCTGTTCAATGCGATCATAGGCGCCAGGTTCGGCGTCTTCTCCTACGGGCGGGTGATCAGCGGGCTCGCACTGTGGGAGGGCACCCCGCACCAGTACCCGGTGTACGACGCGCTGGCGATGGGCGTGCAGATGATGGTCTTCACCTATCTGCTCGGGCGAACGGACCCGCAGGGCCGCACCGTCATCGACATGTGGGCCGACGCGACGTCGCGCGGCCGCCGGCAATCCGCACTCCACTCGGTGACCGGGTTCGTCGCCGTCGGGCACCTCGTCTACCTGTCGGTCTTCGCGCCGCACCTCCTCACCAAAGTGTGGGGTATGGTGGACGCGGGGCCCACCGAGCAGCTGTTCGAAGGCGTGCCGAACCAACCCGAGTAG
- a CDS encoding DUF4345 domain-containing protein encodes MLTLLVAIVIVFCLGMGVIALAAPERVAAIFGTTTTPAARNEIRAVYGGFGIVIAAMLAWGLRDPAMRPGIFLTVAASFAGMALGRVVSAGLERPGGFYPSWFYCTVELAMAGTLWAARFP; translated from the coding sequence ATGCTGACGCTGCTCGTCGCGATCGTGATCGTGTTCTGCTTGGGAATGGGGGTCATCGCGCTCGCCGCACCGGAGCGCGTCGCGGCCATCTTCGGCACGACGACGACGCCGGCGGCCCGCAACGAGATCCGCGCCGTGTATGGGGGGTTCGGCATCGTCATCGCGGCCATGCTCGCGTGGGGACTGCGCGACCCTGCGATGCGCCCGGGCATTTTCCTCACCGTGGCGGCTTCATTCGCGGGAATGGCGCTCGGTCGCGTCGTGTCCGCGGGTCTCGAGCGGCCGGGTGGCTTCTACCCGTCGTGGTTCTACTGCACGGTCGAGCTGGCGATGGCAGGCACGCTCTGGGCCGCGCGCTTTCCTTGA
- a CDS encoding class II aldolase/adducin family protein: MRSDADAKKQIIEIANDLFAMGHLTPTGGNLSARAADDDKIWITPSQLYKGSLTLECLLCIREDGSIVEGEGKPSVEYQMHWGSYRVRPDATGAVHTHSPAATAFGITNQKFPPINTDAIFLADTQIVPWFMPGSSELAEAVSEALKASRGAILQCHGLMAVGKTMRDAATRAMMIEETAKLYLYCKQFGGEVAVIPPEWVERLAGFAAFL; encoded by the coding sequence ATGCGCAGCGACGCCGACGCGAAGAAGCAGATCATCGAGATCGCGAACGACCTGTTCGCGATGGGGCACCTGACGCCAACGGGCGGCAACCTCTCCGCCCGCGCGGCGGACGACGACAAGATCTGGATCACGCCCTCGCAGCTCTACAAGGGCAGCCTCACGCTCGAGTGCCTCCTGTGCATCCGCGAGGACGGGTCGATCGTCGAAGGGGAAGGGAAGCCGTCGGTCGAGTACCAGATGCACTGGGGCTCCTACCGCGTGCGCCCCGACGCGACCGGGGCGGTGCACACCCACAGCCCGGCGGCTACGGCGTTCGGGATCACCAACCAGAAGTTCCCGCCCATCAACACGGACGCGATCTTCCTGGCCGACACGCAGATCGTGCCGTGGTTCATGCCGGGATCGAGCGAGCTCGCCGAAGCGGTTTCCGAGGCGCTCAAGGCGAGCCGCGGCGCGATCCTGCAGTGCCACGGCCTCATGGCGGTCGGGAAGACCATGCGCGACGCGGCGACGCGCGCGATGATGATCGAGGAGACGGCGAAGCTCTACCTCTACTGCAAGCAGTTCGGGGGCGAGGTCGCGGTCATTCCGCCCGAGTGGGTCGAGCGGCTCGCCGGCTTCGCGGCGTTCCTCTAG